A stretch of Henckelia pumila isolate YLH828 chromosome 4, ASM3356847v2, whole genome shotgun sequence DNA encodes these proteins:
- the LOC140862297 gene encoding uncharacterized protein yields MPSVQGDFVVYTDASKLGLGAVLMQREKVIAYASRQLKGHEKNYPTHDLELATIVFALKIWRHYLYGERKAAVISSLSVSRTLQYEIQRFDLEFYARGRAPRLSSLAVGTTLFDRIRAEQANDEQLGKRRQRDKERSSGLYSVVDGIVKFKGRFWVPTGDSLRTTIMA; encoded by the exons ATGCCATCTGTGCAAGGTGACTTTGttgtttacacggatgcttctaaACTGGGATTAGGAGCAGTTCTTATGCAGCGGGAGAAagtgattgcctatgcttccAGGCAGTTGAAGGGAcatgagaagaactaccctactcatgatttggagttggccaCAATAGtctttgcactcaagatttggaggcactatctCTATGGAGAAAG GAAAGCAGCAGTGATTTCCTCCTTGTCAGTGTCTAGGACTTTGCAGTATGAGATTcaaaggtttgatttggagttttatgCCAGGGGTAGAGCACCCCGATTATCTTCATTGGCAGTGGGGACTACACTGTTTGACCGTATCCGTGCTGAACAAGCTAATGATGAGCAGTTAGGTAAGCGGAGACAGAGAGATAAGGAGAGGAGTAGTGGTTTGTACTCAGTCGTTGACGGGATTGTGAAATTCAAGGGACGGTTTTGGGTGCCTACAGGTGATTCTTTGCGAACTACGATCATGGCATAG